cctggtatcaagcttcacgtcgggctccctgctcagtctccccctctctctccctctgcctgccacttcccctgcttgggctttctctctctgtgtcaaataaataagtgaaaaaaatcttaaaaaaaaaaaagaaaagaaactgaatatCAAACCCTAGAAAAGTTTGTATGAAGTAAGAGTTAGAATCCACTTATAAAATGACGTTTTAGGTTTTTATGGGTCATACTTACAGTTGTTATATTTCTATTAGGTTTATTAGTATATATAAgcactctatttttttcttggacCACTCTGGGATAGTTGTACTttgagaaaattttcttttttagttttcaaaattagTAGCACTAAGTTACTTACAATattcaattataattttttaaaaaaattctctgataGATTTTCAGCTATATCGCCTATTTTATCATAATGTGGTCTATTTGCGCTTTTCATGcttatgtcttttcattttttttttttaagattttctttattttttgagagagagagtgagagtgtggggtggggaggggcagaaggggagagagagagaatctcagtcagactccctgctgaatgggaaGCCagatgctgagtggggagctggaggcagggctcgatctcatgaccctgaggtcatgacctgagctgaaacaagaatctgatgcttaatcgactgcacccccaggcgcccctgtcttttcACTTCTAATGGTCTTTTATAAGAATCAGGTTTTGGTGGTCATTTCTGTTAGGTGTTATGCTCCCTTTGCAATTGTTttagtttatctttgttttcctttccttaatttACCTTTGAGGTTAATTCATTCAGTTTCTTGAGTTGAGTGCTTCTCTCATTTATTTACAAACtagcttaatttttcttttagttcagttcaatgtttctctttttctgtcttatgATTTgccctaaaattcttttttttaattttaactttactGATATATCACTGACATTAAAGAATTGTAAACTATTGGAGGTGAACATTGTGGCAATTTGTTGGATGTACGCATTGTAAAATGATTCCCCCCATCTAGATAATTAATACAACAATCACCTCAcgtatttacttttttgttttttatattttggtgagaacatttaagttctactctcgtAAAATTTCGTTATACAGCACAGTTTTATCAAGGATAGTCactatgttttacattagatcctcagaacttattcatcttatagctgaaattTTGTAGCCTTTTACCAACCTCTGCCTattgcccccagcccccagcccctcccaaccacttttccccctctgtttctgtaagtttcaactttaaaaaaaattttttttaagattccatatataagtgatactatgcagtatttgtctttctctatctggcttatctcacttaacataatgctctcaaggtctgTGTTGTCCCAAATGGTAGGATCTCCATCTTTCTCATGAATGAATggtattcccttgtatatatatacaccacatatttctttttaatagagaagttgaaaattattttttttattgaagtttagttaacattcagtgttatattggtttcaggtatacaatatagtgattcaacaattctatacattactcagtgctcatcaagatgagtgtactcttaatccccttcacctgttccacccatccccacccacctcccctctggtaaccctcagtttgttctctgtatttaagagtctgtttttgtctttgcttcctttttgtttgtttggtcttttgttttgtttcttaaattccacatctgagtgaaattatatggtctttgtctttgtctgacttattttgcttaccattATACTCCTTAGGTCCATtaatgttattgcaaatggcaagatctcattcccttttatggctgaataatattccattatatatataccacttctttatccattcatctatggatgaacactagggttgcttccatatcttggctattgtgaataatgttgcaataaacatgggagtacagatatctctttgatactctgttttcatttcctttgggtatatactgggaagtggaattgctagatccaTACGTTAgctctatttaattttttgaggaacctccatactgttttccataggggCTACACCAAtatacattcctaccaacagtgcaattTTTGCATTGCTTTTCCAATTTTGAAATTAACATTGTTATACCAATTTTCTTTAACTTGCTGTATTAGTGTTTCTTTTGtcatctatttattttcaaagattctgtattcttttctttaGATTTAGCCTTTAAACTTTCTTGAAGAGACTTTCTGCTCTACGGTGGAGTGAGGAGCCCCCGGTGAATCAGGAGAGGCCTCAGAGACACAACTCCAACTGAGGAATCTCACAGAGCTGCAGGCTGGGTTAGAACTTGACGCAGAGTGCCTGCCCCACTGGGGAATACTCTATTTTCTTTGGGCACAAAATGCCGACCAGAGTGGTGTCCCCCTGGTGAACCGGCAAGCCTGGAGAAAGATCTTTTCGTTTGTTTAAAAGTTCATGCCTGAATTCCTGCCTCACAGATGTACCAcagcatttttcttaaagaaagaatAGAGAAGATAATAATCCCCTACCGACTCAGGGATCTAAAACCTACCTAAAAACCCAGAGTTGGCTGCTTGTTATATTGCAGCCATGAAGTCTAAGCACTATGGTCCCCAGAACCCAAGTTATACAGTCATGACCTTCCACCCAACCACGGAAGAATTTAAGGATTTCAACACATACATTGCTTACGTGGAATCCCAAGGCGCACACCGAGCAGGCCTCGCCAAGGTGATTCCACCCAAGGAATGGAAAGCCAGACAGACCTATGATGATATCAGTGACATCTTAATAGCCACTCCCCTCCAGCAGGTGGTCTCCGGGCAGGCAGGTGTGTTTACTCAGtaccataaaaagaagaaagccatGACAGTGGGGGAGTATTGCCATTTGGCGAACAGCAGAAAGTATGGGACTCCACCACACTCGGATTTTGAGGACTTGGAGCGAAAATACTGGAAAACCCGTCTGTACGATTCTCCGATCTATGGCGCTGACATCAGCGGCTCCTTGTTTGACGAAAACACGAAGGAGTGGAACCTTGGACACCTGGGAACCATTCAGGACCTGCTGGAGCAGGAGTGCGGCGTGGTCATCGAGGGCGTCAACACCCCCTACCTGTACTTTGGCATGTGGAAGACCACCTTCGCCTGGCACACGGAGGACATGGACCTTTACAGCATCAACTACCTGCACTTCGGGGAGCCCAAAACTTGGTACGCGGTGCCCCCAGAGCACGGCCAGCGCCTGGAACGCCTGGCCACGGAGCTCTTCCCGGGCAGCGCCCGCGCCTGCGAGGCCTTCCTGCGGCACAAGGTGGCTCTCATCTCGCCCACCGTCCTCAAGGACAACGGGATCCCCTTCAGTCGGATCACGCAGGAGGCTGGCGAGTTCATGGTGACGTTTCCCTATGGCTACCACTCTGGCTTCAACCATGGCTTCAACTGCGCAGAAGCCATCAACTTCGCCACCCCGCGCTGGATCGATTATGGCAAGGTGGCCTCCCAGTGCAGCTGCGGGGAGGCCCGGGTCACCTTTTCCATGGACGCCTTCGTGCGCATCCTGCAGCCCGAGCGCTATGAGCTGTGGAAGCGCGGGCAGGACCGGGCTGCCGTGGACCACACGGAGCCCGCGGCGCTGGGCAGCCGGGAGCTGCGCGCCTGGAGGGAGGTGCGCGCCCCCGGGAGAGCCGCGCTGGGCCTGAGGCACCTCCCCCCGCGCCGCGCCCCGCACGCCCCGCGGCCGGTGGCCGCTGGCCCGGGCACCCGCCGCCGCACCTCTCTGCGCCCGGCCTCCGCGCGCCCCTTGCCCGCGCAGAGCTCTTCCTCTGATGCGCAGTCCGGGGCTGTCCCCGCCCGCACCTCCCGGGAGTCTGGCCCCAGCCGGCCACCGCCCCCCAACCCCTCTGCCCCAGATCTCCAGCCCCCCACTGGCAGGTGTGGTCCTGGTCGTCGTCCTCGGGAACAGGGTGCTCAGGGGCCTAGCATCCAGGCCCGGGCCAAGAGGCGCCTGTCGGTGGGAACAGGGCACGCAGCTCAGCACTGCAAGGCTCAGCCCCTTCCTGTGGATGGAGGCTGGATGGACAAGCCCGCACCACCGAGCCCTGGGCTCCAGGTTTATTTTGAGGCTTCTGGGTGCTGTTGTACCCCTGATCTTCAACCCTTAGGGCCACATTGGATCCTGATAATCCGATGCACCCTGGCCCGTGCCTGCTATCCCTGGACGGTATTACAGTCAGCTTCTCTGACAGTGTTCCTCTGGCTCCTGCAAATGGAACTCAGAGAAGGTTCCCCAGGCACGCTGATGGGGACTGCGGGgcccctctgaccctctctgagGTTGTAATGATGGACCACACTTATGCCTCTGTGAAGCCGACCCCAGCTCCAGCTGCCAGCATCTCTTGCATCCCTGACTTTGATCCTCTGGGGTTGAAGCCAGAGACTGCTGCCCTTTTTGAGTCCTGGGTTGTGTTCAGCCCTGATGGAAGATCTTCAGCCTTCGAGCTGTtgacttttaaagattttgccCAATATGGCTGTATCTGACCCTCAACCCCAGGAAGCACAGAAGCTTCCAGATAAGCAACAATTCCAGGCTGGGCCTGTGAGAGTAGAGGTGCTTTGTCTCCTAGAAAAGACACGTTACCAAAGATGCCGGAGACTTTCTCCTGCTAGGACAACCAGGACTCCCAGTGAGTGGCTCCCAACAGCTGCCCATAGAATGTTGTAGTAGCTTTCAGGGAATCTCAGCCCACCCCTGAACACTCAAAGTTCTGTGGTCTCTGCCTTGGCCTAGATGCCACGGTTGCTGGTTGTTTCTGAGGTCACCCCCAGGGTATCTGCGCCTACAGTAATTTGGGGCAACATTGGATGTTGCTGAGAATCTGACCGAGCCCCTTGGTCCTCATATTGCATCTGGGCTTCCGAGTCACCGATCATGGCTTCCCCCGGGCATTGCTACGGCCACGACTGAGCCCCGGGAGCTTCTCACGCTTCTGCAGCTCCGGCACACCCCACCTGTCAGGCCACTGCTCATGTTGCAACAAGACCTCATGGAGTCTGTCAGCCAACTCGGCCTCGGGGATGCTTTTAACTTTGTTGATGTTTCTTAAAGTTGTTATCTATAGTGTGTATCTGCAAagcaaagaaatgttaaaatccttaaaatatatattttaaaatatatttaaaacaagacaacaggtCCAAAATGGAGGGTCTTGTGCTAAGCCCCATATCACAAAACAGAGACTTAATTGGAGTTTAAGCTGTCTCAGAAATGGAGGTTTAAACCAGCTAATCAGGAATCGCCTGACCAGTACTAGTTAGGTTATCTGCCTGCTAGACTCCCCCCATCCTTTAAGTATCCTTGCAATACCCAACCCAATTTTTTGCctagtataacttccttgttcctgttCCCTTCTGCCTatgaaagtctttcattttggagctcctttctatctgctagattggatgaTGCCTGATTTGaattgatttctgctcaaataaacccttaaaatttttaccacgcctgtttttcttttaacagtcTGAAACTGAGTGATTCAGAATagttaaaagaacaaacaaaactatgtCAAACAAAATACAAGCAGAGAGCAGGAGTCATGGGtcttaatatcagacaaagtagaatCGAAACTAAAGGGTACATAGAAAGGCTTTTCATCATGCCAATGGCTAAATTTCACCATGAACATACAGCCGTCATGAATATCCATGCAACTTTGACAAACTGTAAATTACTTTTCAGAtgaaaagcagattttaaaacagaacaaGTTGAAAAAATCACATCAAAATAGGAGAATTTTGTGATactatgatttataataagaaatagacatttggtcttcatccccgTTTCCGgcatagagctcctaaaacccttggaatctcATAAGAAATAAGAATGATAAAGGCGTCTTTTGTTACGTTAGTGATGTGATTTTTGGAATGCCCCTAGGTCACCTCAATGTGCCTAACCAGAGAAACCAACCTTGTCATGAGAGGGCTGGACCTTTCAATCCCACCAGCTTGACCCCCAGGGAGGAGATGAGAGGCTAGAGCTTGAATCAATctccaatggccaatgatttaaccaATCAGGCCTAGGTAATGAAGCCTCCCTAAAAGCCTGAAAGGACttggtttggagagcttctgagTTGGTGAATACATTGGGGTGCTAGGAGAGGGCAAGGAAGCTCTGCACTCCTTTCCTATACCTTGCCCTATGCGTCTTTTCTATCCGGCTGTTCCTGAGTCATATCGTTTTATAAAAAACTGGTGACctagtaattaaaatgttttctgcattctgtgagccattctagcaaattaatcaagcTGAAGGAAGGGGTCGAGGGAACCTCTGGTTTATAGctagttggtcagaagcacaggcaAGTGCGCGGGGGGTTGGATGGGGGGGTAATGGAGGGAGTGCAGCAGTCTTGACCCTTTAACTTGTAGGACCTGACgttatctccaggtagatagtttTTTTTGTTACAGGATTTTTGTTCCCTTAGTGCCTGGGTTCTCCGTCGCGtcacttcaaagaatgaagaggtagaccagacaaagAGTGGTGGACAGCAAAGCAAAGCTTATTGAGCAAGAGTacaaagctcccagagagggaggggagcccAAGTGGGTTGCCcctggagtttctaagtttagggagTTTTATGAGCTCTTGCAGAACTttcttaagcaatcagggtgtTCTGAGtcatgccaatcagggctttATTCACGTATCTATCTACTTATTGTGTTAATGTCCATGTGCTGATGGCCCctttttgctgacatctgggggcttatgtcttaactgccccttgcccatgacattgacaaatgcttttgtggttaattgtcttattttaggaggTTTTACaaaagtcatttctgcaaaggctgcaaagcagaatgtccatgtggtcctgtctaagctgcaaaagaggatgtcagtgctgttttattttagctgtcccGACTCcgtattttcttgttggggacccagGCTCTGACTCCCTAACTTTTCATTTGACTCCTAACAGTTTCAGAATTGAGTTGAGTTCTCCGACATCCTGTTGGTGTTCTGAGCATTGGTGATGGCGCTGGTGTGGGGAAACTGGAATACACATTGGAATTGGGTGTTCAGAACCCCCTTTACCTTACCTAGTGCAAGacagaaaaaatggacaaatgtaAGGATGTCAAAAACTTAAACAGCATTAACAATAGGCAGAACTTATGTACCTGGTAATAGAGAATACTTGTTTTTGTCAAGTGCCAATGGATGAATCACAAAAATTGACAATATATTAAGGTGAAAAAAAAGCATCAACACATTCcaaaaacaaagtaagaaaaaacCCTTAGTGATTATCACACAATAACACTagaaattaggggtgcctgggtggttcagtcggttggccatctgactctaggttttggctcaggtggtgatctttgggtcctgggatgtggctgcactgggctccgtgctgggtgtggggagtctgcttgagaattctttccctctccctctgcaccgccctcccccactcacatgctctctctctaaaataaaaaacaaaaacaaaaaacctagaaattaattttttaaatcagaaaatatagaGGTCTTTTTTCCTGGAAAGCTAAAAATTCTTAGTTGAATGACTTGATCTAAGCCATATTTCCaggaaacaaggaaacagaataaatattGGTTAATTATATGACCTCTGGAGTTAGACTGACTGATTTTGAAACCTAGCTTCACTCTTACCACaatgtgtgaccttggcaaattacttaatggtgatgactcagtttccttaactgtaaaacAGGGACACTAACAGCACCCACCTCGTATGATTGGTATGTTGGTTCTATGACTTAATACTTGTAAAGTGCTAAGATGGATGCCTGGGACCCAAGAATCATTATTGGAGTGTTGTtagttaaaaatgaatgaaatacacaTAAGAATATGTGAGATTCAGTTAAGATAGTATTAAGGAAAATTTACAGCCTTAGATATTTTTATcaacaaaatttttttagagttttttttttaagattttatttatttatttgagagagagagagcacacaagcacgagcagggggcagagacagagggagagggagaagcagactccccaccgagcagggagcccgaggcgggacccaatcccaggaccccgggatcatgacccgagccgaaggcagacgctcaaccgactgagccacccaggtgcctttttatcaataaaattgaaagaaaaaaatacctggatTAAACATCAGTCTCATAAAGTTAGAGAAAAAACGAAGGAAGTAGCAAGAAggaatttataatattaattgatgagtaagaaaaatataaaataactaataaatcAACAGAAAGATCAGATAATATGgataattttctaggaaaaattAATTGAGACtgatttcaaaaaagaaagaaaacctaaaacATATATTTCTATGTAGGAAATATAGAAACATATCAAAAAATCTGCCTCTTCAAAAATCATTAGTGCCAGATAATTTTTCACAGCATAATGGTGAGACCTTTACAAAGCACATATTTCCAAATCTCCTAAGgcattcaaaaagaagaaaaaattcaaaggttttttttaaagattatttatttgagagagagagagagagggagggagcgcaCGCGTGGGCACCGGAGCatgcacgagctggggggaggggcagaggcagagggacaggcaggctcccggctgagcagggagcctgaacctgggcttgaccccaggacccttagatcatgacctgagctgaaggtggatgcttaaccgactaagccacccagatgccctgaaaaaattcaaagttttaaaacaagCACAACATTGATAGAAAAACCTAATAAATTGCATAATGAGAGCAAATAATAGGCAGATGTTCTTTATGAACATCcatgcaaaagttttaaattaaaattagctAAGACAATGTaactacattataaaaataacataatgaCTAAATAGGGTTTATTGTAGGAAGGCAATGAtggtttaaaataagaaaatctggTAATATAACTTACCTTGTTAATAgttccaagaaaaaaaagtcatatgaCCATTTTCATGGATGCTGTTAcccatttgacaaaatttaacactcCATCTTGTTTTAAACACACCCCCACgtatgaatcaatgaataaacacttccttaaaatgaaagcattttctcTATCTAGTTAGCTATTTTAGCCCCAAAGCTAGCATTTTACTGAAGATAGaaatatttgagacatttctaccagcaattaaaatagaattagagGTATAAACCAATGCAAAATATTAGAACTTTAAGTGATggaaggaaaatgacaaaattagtcattttttttttaattaggtatgATTAAATACCTGGAAAACCCAAGGAGGAGgctaattaaatctttttttttttttttcccctcttactTTACCTTAGCAAGGCTCTGTGCTCCCAGATTTTACTTCTTGGGAGAAGAATTCAATCAAAACTTTGTTGTTCATCTAAAATGAGTagcaaaaaggagagaaacttgacttctgatatcatgacctgaactgaaaccaagagtcaggcgtttaaccaactgagccacccaggcgccccacttcctTTTGAttctcttaataacattttctttagtttactttattgtaagaagtcagtatataatacaaataacacaaaatatttgttaattgactatgtaatcagtaaggcttctggtcaacagtaggttattagttaagttttaggggagtcaaaagttatattcAGATTTTCAACAGTTTGTTACCCCTAAACTCCACATTGTTCAAAGGTGTActgtattttaaactttctacCTTTTCCAGAACTTCCATTTTATCACTCCTCTCATTTTTAGGCAGATGACCTTAATCCCTACTTACTAATGAAGGTTCCCTAATTATCTCGGAACTTCTGCAACACTCTAATAGCTTACTGAGCACAGACAATATGCCAGGAACCATCCCAAGCATCAAGATCAGCAGTTCATCTAATACGCAAAATCACCCTATGTGGTAGAGGGTATTGTTATTCTCattatatagatgaagaaataaaattatagaaaacttGGATAAAACGCTTAAGGTCACCATTTAGTAAATATTGGGGTCAATATTCAAATCCAACTTGTCAATTAGTGTTAATTCTGCACTTGTCTTATCTTCCCCATGGAAATAAACATCTTTTGATTCATTTTTGCATTCCCCATTGAACTTATCTTGATACCTTAAGCATTGTAGTCCCtcaattcatatttatttgagTCACTGATTTAGTGAAGTCATTTAGCTGGAGTTTTTCATCTCTCTCCTGATCAAAAATTTCTCTGGATCCTTACCTTTCTACTTTTTtgtggcttttaattttttttttaaagattttatttatttatttaacagagacacagtgagagagggaacacaagcagggggagtgggagagggagaagcaggcttcccactgagcagggagcccgaggtggggctcgatctcaggaccccgggaccacgacctgagccgaagtcagatgcttaaccatctgagccacccaggcaccccagtggcttttaattttaattctatctTGATTTACAATGAGGAGTCATGGGATTAGATTAGGATACAGTGTTATGGcagggctcctggatggctcagtcagttgagcctgtgactcttgatctcagggtcctgagctcaaGCCCCTCTttggcatagagcttacttaaaaaataaaaataaaataaataaaatgttattggcTTATCACcccattccttttcattttgaaaatggctCCAGTGAGAAAGCACTTTATGGGTCTGGGAATATCTTATTTGAAATCAGGATTTCAGATCCGTGGAAGATAagctatgtattatttttttttttcttgttaaatgtGTGAAATTGATGGAAAGGGAGAACTTTCTCTGTTAAAAGTTCAAAGCTTTTGCTTTTCAGTCGTGGaaccattttctaatttttgcatTGGAAATCATTATAGATGGGGTTTCTATTTCTCCtggattaaaaatgaatatatatataattaaataaaattgaatatatatatatatatatatatatat
Above is a genomic segment from Halichoerus grypus chromosome 11, mHalGry1.hap1.1, whole genome shotgun sequence containing:
- the LOC118524687 gene encoding lysine-specific demethylase 4D-like, translating into MKSKHYGPQNPSYTVMTFHPTTEEFKDFNTYIAYVESQGAHRAGLAKVIPPKEWKARQTYDDISDILIATPLQQVVSGQAGVFTQYHKKKKAMTVGEYCHLANSRKYGTPPHSDFEDLERKYWKTRLYDSPIYGADISGSLFDENTKEWNLGHLGTIQDLLEQECGVVIEGVNTPYLYFGMWKTTFAWHTEDMDLYSINYLHFGEPKTWYAVPPEHGQRLERLATELFPGSARACEAFLRHKVALISPTVLKDNGIPFSRITQEAGEFMVTFPYGYHSGFNHGFNCAEAINFATPRWIDYGKVASQCSCGEARVTFSMDAFVRILQPERYELWKRGQDRAAVDHTEPAALGSRELRAWREVRAPGRAALGLRHLPPRRAPHAPRPVAAGPGTRRRTSLRPASARPLPAQSSSSDAQSGAVPARTSRESGPSRPPPPNPSAPDLQPPTGRCGPGRRPREQGAQGPSIQARAKRRLSVGTGHAAQHCKAQPLPVDGGWMDKPAPPSPGLQVYFEASGCCCTPDLQPLGPHWILIIRCTLARACYPWTPTPAPAASISCIPDFDPLGLKPETAALFESWVVFSPDGRSSAFELLTFKDFAQYGCI